The Caldisericia bacterium DNA segment TCATTTAAATTTTTTGTAACATTTATAAAATAATCTTTATATTCATATTTTCCAATTATATAATTTATATTTTGATTTTTAGAAAAAATTTTAAATGCATTTAACCTTTCAAGGTATTCTTTATATGGATGTATATTTGGATTATAAAAGAATAGGGTTAAATCATAATTTTTTTTAAAATTTTCAATAACAAGAATAGAGCATGGAGCGCAACATGTATGTATTAGTAGTTTCTCCATTAAAATATAGTCCTTTTTTTAATATCTAAATATTTATAAGCATTCTCAGTTGCAACTCTACCTCTTGGTGTTCTTTCAATAAAATTTATTTGAAGTAGATATGGTTCATAAATATCTTCTATTGTATCTTTGTCTTCATTTAAAATTGCACAAAGAGTTTCAATACCAGTTGGACCACCATTAAATTTTTCAATTAGAGTTTTAACTAGTTTTCTATCTTGAGGTGTTAATCCAAACTCATCTATACCAAGTGAGTTGAAAGTTTCAATTAAAATATTTTTATCTATTATGCCTTTATTTTTTATCTCTGAGAAATCTCTTACTCTTTTTAAAATCCTAATTGCAACCCTTGGAGTTCCTCTAGACCTTTTTGCTATTTCAATTGCATCTTCTTCCTTTATATCTAATTTCAAATATTTTGCTGCTCTAAAAATTATTTTTACTAAAGAATCTATAGAATAAAAATCAAGTTTTAGAACTATTCCAAATCTTTCTCTTAAAGGTGAGGTCAACATTCCAGCTCTTGTTGTTGAACCAATTAATGTGAATGGTTCTAAATTTATAGTTAAAGTTTTTGCTGATGGACCTTTTCCATAAACAATATGAAGTTTATAATCTTCCATAGCTGGATAAAGTGTTTCTTCAACTGGATGAGGAATTCTATGAATTTCATCAATAAAAAAAATTGAACCCTTTTTTAATGATGTTAAGATTGCTGCAATATCTCCTGGTTTTTCTAATGAAGGTCCTGTTACCTGCTTTAATTCTCTATTCATTTCTTTTGCTATTACATATGCAAGAGTTGTTTTACCTATTCCTGGTGGTCCATATAATAAAATATGATCTATAGGTTCTCCTCTTTTTTTAGCAGCGTCTAGAAAAACTTTTAAATTATTTTTAACTCTTTCTTGTCCAATATAATCTTCAAGAGATTCTGGTCTTAAATTAAAATCTTTAAACTCTTCACTCATTCTTTATCACCTTTAAAATTTCTTTTACATATTCTTCAAGAGATATTTTATCATACCCTTTTACCTTTCTTATTGCATCAACAACCTCTTCTTTTTCAAAACCAAGTGAAAGTAAAATTCTAACTGCATCAAGTGTCTTTTTATCTTTTATCTTTAATTCTTTCTCTTCTTCACTTAAAAATTTACAAATTTCTTCAAGTATTTTTTTTCTTACTCCTTTTACAAGAAGTGGCTCTCCATTTCTTATTCTTTCATAAATTTCGTTTAAATTATAATATTTAAAAATTTGTATTACAGATTTTGGTCCAACCTGTGGAATTTTTATTAATTTTTCGAATAATTCTACTTCATCAAAAGTTAAAAATCCATACAAATTTAAATCTTTTTCAGAAACAATTAGTGATGTAAAAATTTCATTTTTAATTCTATCTGGGTATGGAACAAAGATTTTAAAGCCAATTCCACTTTTTGTTAAAAATATAATAAAGTCTTCTTTCTTTATTAAAACTTCACCACTAAGATATGATATCACTTTTTTCTCTTATTGACTTTATATTAATAAAAGAAGTAGCAAGTGCTATTGCATCAACTGTATCATCTTCTTTAATTTCTTTTTTATATAAAATTTTAACCATTTTTTTCATGTTATTTTTATTAGAACCACCAAAACCTGTGAAATGTAATTTTACATTACTTGGATTTAATTCATAAATTTTAGAATTAAATTCTTTTGCAATTAATAAAATAACCCCTTTTACTTCTCCTATTTTAATCGCTGTTTTTATATTTTTTTTAAAATAGATATTCTCAATTATTGTGTAATCAGGTGAATAATTTTTATATATTTTCTTTAAATTTTCATATATTAATAATAATCTTTCCTCTTCTTTTAAATTTTTATCAGTTTTAATTAACCCAAAATCAACAAGTTCTGGAGGATCTTTGTCCTCAATAATTGCCCATCCAAGATTTGAAAGACCAGGATCAATTCCCAAAACATACATTATTTAAGTGTAAGTGCTATTCTTTCCATTTCTTCATCTGATATATCAAAATTAGCATAAACTTTTTGGACATCATCATGATCTTCAAGTTCATTTATTAATTTTAAAAGTTGCTCTGCTTTATCTCCTTCAATTTTTACACTATTTTTTGGGATCATTGTAAAATCAGATGATAAAACCTTTATTCGATTTTCTTCAAGTTTTATCTTTATTTTAAATAAATCTTGGGGAGATGTATAAATATAAACATCCTCACCATCTCTTTTAACATCTTCTGCGCCTAACTCTGCTGCTAGAAGTAGAAGTTCATCATCTGAAAGAGGTTTTGGATCAACCTTTATTTCTCCTTTTCTTTCAAACATCCAAGAAACACAACCACTTTCTCCTAAACTTCCGCCATGTTCATTAAAAATTTTTCTTATTTCTGCTGTTGTTCTGTTTCTATTATCTGTTGAAGCTTCAATATAAATTGCAACACTTCCTGGACCATATCCTTCATATGTTATTTCTTCGTATTTTTCTCCTTCTATCTCTCCTGTTCCTCTCTGAATAGCCTTTTTAATATTATCAGATGGCATATTTGCTTCTCTTGCTCTTTCTATTGCAAGTCTTAATCTTGGGTTTGTTTCAGGATCTCCTCCACCTTGTCTTGCCGCAATTGTTATTTCTCTTATTAGTTTAGAAAATATTTTTCCTCTCTTTTTATCTTCAGCAGTTTTTTTAGCTGCTATATTATGCCACTTTGAATGTCCAGACATATTTACCTCCTTTTTAATATTATATCAATAAACATTTTATGTATCCTTATATCATCCGTTAGTTCAGGATGAAAGGAAGAACCCATTATATTCCCTTCTTTTACTAAAACCGGACCTTCGTCAACTTTTGCAAGAACCTCAACATTATTACCAATTTTACTTACTACAGGTGCCCTTATAAAAACTGCTCTAAATGGTTTATCTAATCCTTTAATATCTAAATCTATTTCCATACTTTCTTTTTGACTTCCAAATGCATTTCTCTTAATAACTATATCTAAAACTTCAAGTAGAGGTTGATCATAATTTTGTTCTATTTTTTTAGACAAAAGAATTAAACCAGCACAAGTCCCAAAGACGGGAAATCCATTCTTAATTTTTTCTTTAAGGATATCTTTCATATTATACCTTTCGAGTAATTTGCCTATTGTAGTTGATTCACCTCCTGGAATAATAAGTCCATCAACAGTTTCAAGATCTTCTTTTTTCTTAACTAATACACCTTCCACAAAATCAAAATTTTTTAAAAAATAATAATGTTCAATAAAGGCTCCTTGAAGTGCTAAAACACCAACTCTTACCATCCTCTTCTTTCATACCTCTCTTCTTCTTTTAATGTTCTTATATCAATTCCAACCATTGGTTCTCCAAGATCTTTTGAAATCTCTGCAAGAATTTTTGGATCATCAAAATAGGTTACTGCATCAACAATTGCTTTTGCTCTTTTTTCTGGGTTTTTTGATTTAAAAATTCCAGAACCAACAAATACTCCATCTGCTCCTAATTGCATCATAAGTGCAGCATCTGCTGGAGTTGCTATTCCACCTGCTGCAAAATTAACGACAGGTAATCTTTTAAGTTTTTTAACTTCTAAGACAAGTTCAAAAGGTGCCCCTAAATTTTTTGCTTCACTATATAACTCTTCATCAGACATGGAAGATATTTTTCTAATCTCATCCATGATTTTTCTCATATGTCTTACTGCTTCAACGACATTTCCTGTTCCTGCTTCTCCTTTTGTTCTTATCATACTTGCACCTTCATTTATTCTTCTAAGCGCTTCTCCTAAATCTCTTGCTCCACATACAAAAGGAACTTTAAATTTCCATTTATCTATATGATGCTCTTCATCGGCAGGAGTCAAAACTTCACTTTCATCAATAAAATCAACTCCAAGTGCTTCAAGAATTTGAGCTTCAACGAAGTGTCCGATTCTAACTTTAGCCATAACTGGAATTGTAACTGCTTTTTTTATTTTTTCTATTATTACTGGATCTGCCATTCTTGCAACTCCACCTTCTTTTCTAATATCTGCTGGGACCCTTTCAAGTGCCATTACTGCAACAGCACCAGCTTCTTCTGCTATTTTTGCTTGTTCTTCATTAGTAACATCCATAATAACTCCACCTTTGAGCATCTGTGCTAATCCTCTTTTAACCTTTATAGTTCCGTATTCTCTCATCCTAAAACCTCCAAAAAATATTTTACCATCTAATTTAGTTTAAATCAATTGAATTTATGATTTGATTAAATTAATAGTTATAATCTACCTAGTGGCATTAAATATAAAGGAGATTCATCTTCTCTTAATTTTAAAATAATTTTAACTTCTTCATCAATAAATGCTCCTATTGCAACTGTTCCAATATTTAAAGAGGTTGCCATTAAATAAATATTTTGAGAAGAATGACCTGCTTCCATGTTAATATATCTTATACCTCTTTCTCCATATCTTCTAGTTGTTATACTATTGATTGATGTAATTATAATAATAGCAGAACTTTTTTTAATTGATGATTGATTAAGACATGCTTTTGTTAGAGGAGTTGTAATATCATTATCAAAGATTTTAATTAATGAGTTTTGTTCGTAATCGTAGTAATAAAAACCAAAAGGAATTCCAATTACTTTCTTAGAATAAATATAAAATCTTAAAGGATAAAGTGCTCCTGCTGATGGAATTTTTGTTGCAGCAAAAAGTATATTTGAAATTTCTTGAATTTCTAATGGTTCATCTTTATAATCTCTTATTGATTTTCTTTTTTTAATTGCATTTAATAAAGTAAAATTATTATCTAATGGTTCAGGCAAATTAATTTTTTCCATAATCATTCAAAATTATAAAAATTCAATATAAAATCATTAGTTCTACCCATTTCATCAATTGCTAGAATATTAATCTGTTCATTGATAATATTGTAATTTGGATAATTTGATAATATGTAACCTGTGATTTTTAAATTATTTTTTTCTATGTTAAATGAAAATTTAATATAATTATAATTTGAAGAAATGGACAAATTTTTTGTTAGTTGAGGAAGATTTTTTATAAATTCTATTGAATTGGAAACCAAATCTAAAACTAAAGGAAAATAATCAAGTGTTTCTTCAGGTAATTCTTTTTGATTGTAATAATATTTATCATCCTCTTTCTTAATTTCAACTTCTTTATTTAATAAAGGAGAGGTAATTTTAAAATAAAATTTTTCTAAATTACAATAGAGATTAAAATTTTCTTTATCTCCGTTTAAATTTCCTATAAAATTAACATAAAAACTTTTTGAGGTTGAAACTTTTTCAATAATTTTTTTAATTATTTCCTCTTTTTTTGAATTTAATGATATTAGTTT contains these protein-coding regions:
- the ruvB gene encoding Holliday junction branch migration DNA helicase RuvB codes for the protein MSEEFKDFNLRPESLEDYIGQERVKNNLKVFLDAAKKRGEPIDHILLYGPPGIGKTTLAYVIAKEMNRELKQVTGPSLEKPGDIAAILTSLKKGSIFFIDEIHRIPHPVEETLYPAMEDYKLHIVYGKGPSAKTLTINLEPFTLIGSTTRAGMLTSPLRERFGIVLKLDFYSIDSLVKIIFRAAKYLKLDIKEEDAIEIAKRSRGTPRVAIRILKRVRDFSEIKNKGIIDKNILIETFNSLGIDEFGLTPQDRKLVKTLIEKFNGGPTGIETLCAILNEDKDTIEDIYEPYLLQINFIERTPRGRVATENAYKYLDIKKRTIF
- a CDS encoding crossover junction endodeoxyribonuclease RuvC — its product is MGIDPGLSNLGWAIIEDKDPPELVDFGLIKTDKNLKEEERLLLIYENLKKIYKNYSPDYTIIENIYFKKNIKTAIKIGEVKGVILLIAKEFNSKIYELNPSNVKLHFTGFGGSNKNNMKKMVKILYKKEIKEDDTVDAIALATSFINIKSIREKSDIIS
- a CDS encoding YebC/PmpR family DNA-binding transcriptional regulator, with protein sequence MSGHSKWHNIAAKKTAEDKKRGKIFSKLIREITIAARQGGGDPETNPRLRLAIERAREANMPSDNIKKAIQRGTGEIEGEKYEEITYEGYGPGSVAIYIEASTDNRNRTTAEIRKIFNEHGGSLGESGCVSWMFERKGEIKVDPKPLSDDELLLLAAELGAEDVKRDGEDVYIYTSPQDLFKIKIKLEENRIKVLSSDFTMIPKNSVKIEGDKAEQLLKLINELEDHDDVQKVYANFDISDEEMERIALTLK
- the pdxT gene encoding pyridoxal 5'-phosphate synthase glutaminase subunit PdxT; translated protein: MVRVGVLALQGAFIEHYYFLKNFDFVEGVLVKKKEDLETVDGLIIPGGESTTIGKLLERYNMKDILKEKIKNGFPVFGTCAGLILLSKKIEQNYDQPLLEVLDIVIKRNAFGSQKESMEIDLDIKGLDKPFRAVFIRAPVVSKIGNNVEVLAKVDEGPVLVKEGNIMGSSFHPELTDDIRIHKMFIDIILKRR
- the pdxS gene encoding pyridoxal 5'-phosphate synthase lyase subunit PdxS encodes the protein MREYGTIKVKRGLAQMLKGGVIMDVTNEEQAKIAEEAGAVAVMALERVPADIRKEGGVARMADPVIIEKIKKAVTIPVMAKVRIGHFVEAQILEALGVDFIDESEVLTPADEEHHIDKWKFKVPFVCGARDLGEALRRINEGASMIRTKGEAGTGNVVEAVRHMRKIMDEIRKISSMSDEELYSEAKNLGAPFELVLEVKKLKRLPVVNFAAGGIATPADAALMMQLGADGVFVGSGIFKSKNPEKRAKAIVDAVTYFDDPKILAEISKDLGEPMVGIDIRTLKEEERYERRGW
- a CDS encoding SagB/ThcOx family dehydrogenase, with amino-acid sequence MEKINLPEPLDNNFTLLNAIKKRKSIRDYKDEPLEIQEISNILFAATKIPSAGALYPLRFYIYSKKVIGIPFGFYYYDYEQNSLIKIFDNDITTPLTKACLNQSSIKKSSAIIIITSINSITTRRYGERGIRYINMEAGHSSQNIYLMATSLNIGTVAIGAFIDEEVKIILKLREDESPLYLMPLGRL